The following coding sequences lie in one Mercenaria mercenaria strain notata chromosome 5, MADL_Memer_1, whole genome shotgun sequence genomic window:
- the LOC128557283 gene encoding gelsolin-related protein of 125 kDa-like, with protein sequence MADSEGAKDGLEEKAKEPQADSADVSENLRMKLTTMNNELQDTLKIVDSYKEDKRIAINTKNELDETKKKISVLQTRLSESESNCRRYRNERNNLRQDIAKLIQERKQMISYEEDVQHLKREIEMQKNRYDRNGREWKNKQTEMENRYDEIINEQKQKIVSAEQEVQRLTKELDMQKNAHEQDKCISESKQKESEETNQGDDKQDNNEVEQNEDVLEGRNGKIKRNKLKGISETSKYGYIGKSDLNESFEEGNKHFSDDNNDGPKSEVTNQGTGEQQKNKPEQIEEVIEKRDVKIITHENVTEDRKYDDIDGKEVTERFEGSTTQINDENTGKPESEFVSEEPQTTFEDSETIKRTKEKDKINDASTDTTDPCDTVLPKDLGLRYEQLYKTQWADAFENIRQHFNSEEETIEALLEILEDIMNFCKSKAREQIDDLYRVLTFSADQDGH encoded by the exons ATGGCGGATTCTGAAGGCGCTAAAGACGGCCTTGAAGAAAAAGCGAAGGAGCCACAAGCAGATTCGGCCGATGTATCTGAGAATTTAAGAATGAAGTTAACGACAATGAATAACGAACTTCAAGATACTTTAAAAATAGTCGACAGCTACAAAGAAGACAAACgt ATTGCGATCAATACTAAAAATGAACTtgatgaaacaaagaaaaagatcTCGGTCCTTCAGACACGACTTTCGGAGTCAGAGTCTAACTGTAGACGTTATCGAAATGAAAGAAACAATTTAAGACAAGATATCGCAAAACTCATTCAGGAAAGGAAACAAATGATATCCTACGAAGAAGACGTACAACATCTAAAACGAGAAattgaaatgcagaaaaatagGTACGATCGCAATGGTAGAGAGTGGAAAAATAAGCAGACAGAGATGGAAAATAGATATGACGAAATCATCAAtgaacaaaaacagaaaattgtgtCTGCTGAACAGGAAGTACAACGACTAACGAAAGAGCTGGACATGCAGAAAAATGCCCATGAGCAAGACAAATGTATATCGGAAAGCAAACAAAAGGAATCCGAAGAAACAAATCAAGGTGATGATAAACAAGACAATAATGAAGTTGAGCAGAATGAAGATGTCCTAGAGGGACGAAACGGGAAGATCAAAAGGAATAAGCTAAAGGGTATTTCAGAAACGAGCAAATATGGTTACATAGGAAAAAGTGATCTTAATGAAAGTTTCGAAGAGGGTAATAAACACTTTAGTGATGACAACAATGACGGACCGAAATCTGAGGTAACTAATCAAGGTACAGgagaacaacagaaaaataaaccCGAGCAGATTGAGGAAGTCATAGAGAAGCGAGACGTCAAAATCATTACTCATGAGAATGTCACTGAAGACAGAAAATATGATGATATAGATGGAAAAGAAGTAACAGAAAGGTTTGAAGGCAGTACAACACAGATAAATGATGAAAATACTGGCAAACCCGAATCTGAGTTTGTATCAGAAGAACCCCAGACGACATTTGAAGACTCAGAAACAAT aaaaagaacCAAAGAGAAAGACAAGATAAACGATGCTAGTACTGATACCACAGATCCGTGCGATACAGTTTTACCGAAAGACTTGGGGTTACGATATGAACAGCTGTATAAAACTCAGTGGGCCGATGCTTTTGAAAACATCAGACAACATTTTAACAGCGAGGAAGAAACGATCGAGGCTCTTTTAGAGATACTTGAG GATATAATGAACTTCTGCAAAAGCAAAGCACGAGAACAAATCGATGATCTTTACAGAGTACTGACATTTTCAGCTGATCAA GATGGTCATTAA